One genomic window of Luteitalea pratensis includes the following:
- a CDS encoding glycosyltransferase, with protein sequence MMTNNKVRSDHSNVALPCESASAPEMSVTRGINETDDPRGIILSPIAGRTRQRVLYVDNYGGRAVWQKIKAGDLPPHHLRGCLELVRMGYEVVLPEPVTDFYFWRRPLPHDLVLLPIIRDWLGSDGIVFCGHNVLYWLLILKKIGIIKCHVVSHLWAREPLNLARWHSGIVALTPAGAQQAKLLAPRVNTVTLGWGATLDVYPRMPYRPETFFSCGIALRDFRTLSAAATVWGGPVTVVVPGEIDGVSWSPNVTVINSGQGWNFESKRLSYHELLNAYYRRSIASLLILREDPEEYTAVGFTELLEVLAMGRPLIMTRTGALPTQIDVEREGCGLFVPPGDPDALAIAMRRLADDPEGSARMARRSRELAESYYNINRYARELDTFFLSLG encoded by the coding sequence ATGATGACCAACAACAAAGTTCGTTCCGATCATTCTAACGTGGCATTGCCTTGCGAATCGGCGTCAGCGCCAGAAATGTCCGTCACCCGAGGCATAAACGAAACGGACGATCCGCGTGGAATCATCCTCAGTCCCATTGCTGGCAGGACACGCCAACGCGTTCTGTACGTCGACAACTACGGCGGCCGAGCCGTCTGGCAAAAGATCAAGGCTGGGGACCTGCCGCCACATCACCTAAGAGGGTGCCTCGAACTAGTGCGAATGGGGTACGAGGTGGTGCTGCCGGAGCCGGTTACCGACTTCTACTTCTGGCGGCGGCCGCTACCACACGACCTCGTGCTGCTGCCCATCATCAGAGACTGGCTGGGCTCAGACGGAATCGTGTTCTGTGGGCACAACGTCCTCTACTGGCTCCTCATACTGAAGAAGATCGGCATCATCAAGTGCCACGTCGTTTCACACCTCTGGGCCCGCGAGCCACTTAACCTAGCCAGATGGCATAGTGGGATCGTCGCCCTGACGCCGGCCGGAGCGCAGCAAGCAAAGTTGCTGGCACCTCGGGTGAACACGGTGACCCTTGGCTGGGGCGCTACACTCGATGTCTACCCTCGAATGCCATACAGGCCGGAGACATTCTTCTCGTGTGGCATCGCTCTCCGAGACTTCCGTACGCTCAGTGCCGCTGCCACAGTGTGGGGCGGCCCTGTCACCGTAGTCGTACCTGGGGAGATTGACGGTGTGAGCTGGTCCCCCAACGTCACGGTCATCAACTCAGGTCAAGGGTGGAACTTCGAGAGCAAGCGGCTCAGCTACCACGAGCTGTTGAATGCGTACTACCGTCGCAGCATTGCGTCGCTCCTCATTCTTCGCGAGGACCCGGAAGAGTACACGGCTGTCGGCTTCACCGAACTTCTGGAGGTTCTGGCGATGGGCCGTCCCCTCATCATGACAAGAACTGGGGCTCTTCCGACGCAGATCGACGTGGAGCGCGAGGGGTGCGGCCTCTTCGTGCCTCCAGGCGACCCGGACGCCCTCGCCATCGCGATGCGGCGATTGGCCGATGATCCCGAAGGTTCAGCGCGCATGGCGCGCCGCTCACGCGAGCTTGCCGAGAGTTACTACAACATCAACCGCTACGCGCGGGAGCTCGACACCTTCTTTCTGTCGCTGGGCTAG
- a CDS encoding acyltransferase family protein, with protein sequence MHEASSVTAAGARPGEARSVASSAVEGRDYALDWVKGALVLLMVLYHWLNYFIGLDWPGYPYLRFLTPSFLFITGFIVGRVYLARYAGSPWQLAGRSWQRGVKLLTLFTVLNFVDTASALGSIDPDILKWAWPSERLEAVFLHGGGGAAFSILIPIAYFLFAVPLIWWSVRVAGVPLWLLASAMVALAITRALSGYGNAQFEFISVGVAGAGLGAARRFKLEFLASHVALLLVLYGLHLAAIAVWNTPFEVQVVTTYLNVSFLYACASRLNPRLILKQGVVELGEYSLFAYVVQIVALQVLRRGMPAPPGVGGKALALAVAILLTCAAVRLMARIRSRSRPVDWWYRTVFA encoded by the coding sequence ATGCACGAGGCTAGCAGCGTAACGGCCGCCGGTGCCCGCCCAGGCGAGGCTCGGAGCGTCGCGTCGTCGGCCGTGGAGGGGAGAGACTACGCCCTCGACTGGGTCAAGGGCGCGCTCGTGCTTTTGATGGTCCTTTACCATTGGCTTAACTACTTCATCGGGTTGGATTGGCCAGGCTATCCCTATCTGCGCTTCCTGACGCCGTCGTTCTTGTTCATCACTGGATTCATCGTCGGACGGGTCTATCTGGCGAGGTATGCGGGATCCCCATGGCAGCTTGCCGGCCGCTCGTGGCAGCGCGGGGTCAAGTTGCTCACACTGTTCACGGTCCTCAATTTCGTCGACACGGCCAGCGCCCTTGGCAGCATCGACCCGGATATATTGAAGTGGGCGTGGCCATCGGAAAGACTGGAGGCGGTATTCCTCCACGGCGGCGGCGGAGCCGCGTTCAGCATCCTGATTCCGATCGCCTATTTTCTCTTTGCCGTCCCCTTGATCTGGTGGAGCGTAAGGGTGGCAGGCGTGCCCTTGTGGCTCCTCGCCTCGGCGATGGTGGCGCTCGCCATCACCCGCGCCTTGTCTGGCTACGGCAACGCGCAGTTCGAATTCATATCAGTCGGCGTCGCTGGCGCTGGTTTAGGAGCCGCACGGCGTTTCAAGCTCGAGTTCCTCGCAAGCCACGTTGCGCTCCTGCTCGTGCTCTACGGGTTACACCTGGCGGCAATTGCAGTATGGAACACTCCATTCGAGGTACAGGTCGTCACCACCTACCTCAACGTCTCTTTCCTTTACGCATGCGCCTCTCGCCTAAACCCAAGACTCATCCTTAAGCAAGGCGTGGTTGAGCTTGGGGAGTACTCTCTGTTCGCGTATGTCGTCCAGATCGTGGCGCTCCAGGTGCTTCGACGCGGGATGCCCGCTCCCCCTGGAGTGGGAGGAAAGGCCCTTGCCCTAGCCGTAGCGATCCTGCTGACCTGTGCAGCCGTCCGCCTCATGGCGAGGATACGAAGCCGCTCGCGCCCTGTCGATTGGTGGTATCGGACGGTGTTCGCGTGA
- a CDS encoding glycosyltransferase family 32 protein: MPIPRRIIQTGKSRTLSPLARASATNLKLLHPDWEYIYFDDADVGRFIDTEFPEHREAFDAFPQNIQRFDFFRYLAIFRLGGFYFDTDVLLYEPLDELLSGTAVFPFEEITLNAHLRRAGIDWEIGNYAFGAAQSEPFLGRVIENCVRSLHDTSWASEMLHGIPGAFRAGFEVLCTTGPAMLSRTLVENSKFAQNVTVLFPPDVCDPTHWHQFGRYGTHLMEGTWRVKGGFLRRRLGWLWADRLQRQLLADSRLRGPVRAVPQSQQPRAVIAGDARG, translated from the coding sequence ATGCCGATTCCGCGCCGAATCATCCAGACGGGCAAGAGCCGCACGCTGTCCCCGTTGGCGAGGGCGAGCGCCACGAACCTGAAGCTGCTTCACCCAGACTGGGAGTACATCTACTTCGACGATGCCGACGTCGGGCGGTTCATCGACACGGAGTTTCCGGAGCATCGTGAGGCGTTCGACGCGTTCCCACAGAACATCCAGCGCTTCGACTTCTTCCGGTACCTGGCGATCTTCAGACTCGGCGGCTTCTACTTCGACACCGACGTCCTGCTCTACGAACCGCTCGACGAGCTCTTGAGTGGCACCGCGGTGTTTCCGTTCGAAGAGATCACGTTGAACGCGCACCTTCGTCGAGCCGGGATTGACTGGGAGATTGGTAACTACGCGTTCGGGGCTGCTCAGTCCGAGCCGTTCCTTGGACGGGTGATTGAGAACTGTGTCCGGTCTCTACATGACACTTCGTGGGCGAGTGAGATGCTGCACGGGATTCCCGGCGCCTTTCGTGCCGGCTTCGAAGTGCTGTGCACGACTGGACCGGCCATGCTCTCACGCACCTTGGTCGAGAACTCCAAATTTGCTCAGAACGTCACCGTGCTGTTTCCACCAGACGTGTGCGATCCGACGCACTGGCATCAGTTCGGGCGATACGGAACGCACCTGATGGAAGGGACGTGGCGTGTCAAAGGCGGCTTCCTCCGTCGCCGGCTGGGGTGGCTGTGGGCCGATCGACTGCAGCGGCAACTGCTTGCTGATAGTCGGCTGCGTGGCCCGGTCCGCGCCGTCCCTCAGTCTCAACAGCCTCGGGCAGTCATCGCAGGCGATGCACGAGGCTAG